In Ignavibacteria bacterium, the genomic window CATCTTAGCTGGCGATGTGGGTATATGTTTAAATCTTGCTCGTGCTTCCATTTCTTACAAATCCTTATTTAGCTTTTGAGGCTTTTTCAGCTTTTGTTCCAGGGTGTCCTCTAAAAATTCTTGTAGGTGAAAACTCACCAAGTTTGTGTCCAACCATATTTTCACTGATGTAGATAGGAATCATGTTTTTTCCATTATGGACAGCAATTGTGTGACCAACAAATTCAGGAGAAATAGTTGAAGCTCTTGACCATGTTTTAATAATCTTTTTTTGATTCGATTTGTTTAGAGCTTGAA contains:
- the rpsS gene encoding 30S ribosomal protein S19, translated to MPRSVKKGPFIDPKLLKKVQALNKSNQKKIIKTWSRASTISPEFVGHTIAVHNGKNMIPIYISENMVGHKLGEFSPTRIFRGHPGTKAEKASKAK